One segment of Alnus glutinosa chromosome 2, dhAlnGlut1.1, whole genome shotgun sequence DNA contains the following:
- the LOC133859101 gene encoding pentatricopeptide repeat-containing protein At1g33350 — MRTPKRRNNRTTMLSDQNRTNLNERVLAVLAKCSHLNHLKQLQAFLVTLGHSQTQFYAFKLVRFCALSLANLPYARFIFDHLHSPNVYLYTAMVTAYASRPDHESAFALYRNMVRRRRPQPNHFVYPHVLKSFPQALESHGTKMVHTQILKSGFGQYPVVETALVDSYSRFYSDIRSARQVFDEMCDKNVVSWTAMISGYTRLGEIGNAISLFEKMPNRDVPAWNAVIAGCTQNGSFSEAISLFRRMISLSQEGQHRGIRPNQVTVVCALSACGHTGMLQLGKWIHGYVYKNKVDQDTFISNALIDMYGKCGNLKKSRRVFDMTPKKSLTLWNSMINSFALHGQSESAISTFEEMMQCADGMRPDEVTFVGLLNACTHGGLVEKGTSYFEMMTNSCRIEPKIEHYGCLIDLLGRAGRFQEALEVVRGMSMEPDEVVWGSLLNGCKIHGRTDLAEFTVRKLIEIDPNNGGYGIMLANLHGELGKWDEVRKVRKMLKAQNSYKTPGCSWIEVDNQVYQFYSADKSHYKTEEIYKILESMLCFISLK; from the coding sequence ATGAGAACCCCAAAGAGAAGGAACAACCGAACAACAATGCTCTCTGACCAAAATCGAACGAACCTAAACGAACGTGTCTTAGCAGTACTTGCAAAATGCAGTCACCTCAACCATCTCAAGCAACTCCAAGCCTTTCTCGTCACCCTAGGCCATAGCCAAACCCAGTTCTACGCCTTCAAGCTGGTCCGCTTCTGCGCTCTTTCTCTTGCAAACCTTCCTTACGCTCGCTTCATCTTCGATCATCTCCACTCTCCCAATGTCTATCTTTATACTGCCATGGTTACTGCCTATGCTTCTAGGCCCGATCACGAGTCGGCCTTTGCCTTGTACCGCAACATGGTTCGTAGAAGACGCCCTCAGCCCAACCATTTTGTCTATCCGCATGTCCTGAAATCCTTTCCCCAGGCTTTGGAGTCTCATGGCACTAAAATGGTGCATACCCAGATTTTAAAATCAGGTTTTGGTCAATACCCGGTTGTGGAAACGGCTCTTGTTGATTCGTACTCGAGGTTTTATTCGGATATTAGAAGCGCGAGAcaggtgtttgatgaaatgtgtGACAAAAATGTTGTATCATGGACAGCTATGATTTCTGGGTATACTCGACTTGGGGAGATTGGTAATGCTATATCGTTGTTTGAAAAAATGCCGAATCGAGATGTTCCGGCTTGGAATGCTGTTATTGCAGGGTGCACTCAAAACGGTTCCTTCTCTGAAGCAATTTCACTCTTCAGAAGAATGATCAGTCTTTCACAGGAGGGGCAGCATCGAGGTATTAGGCCGAACCAGGTTACAGTTGTTTGTGCGCTCTCAGCTTGTGGCCACACTGGCATGCTCCAGCTTGGTAAATGGATTCATGGttatgtttataaaaataaggTTGATCAAGATACATTTATCTCAAACGCACTAATCGATATGTATGGGAAATGTGGGAACTTGAAAAAATCAAGAAGGGTTTTTGACATGACTCCAAAGAAAAGCTTGACCTTGTGGAATTCCATGATCAATTCTTTTGCTCTCCATGGCCAAAGCGAGAGTGCAATTAGCACATTTGAGGAGATGATGCAATGTGCAGATGGTATGAGACCAGATGAGGTTACATTTGTTGGTTTGTTGAATGCTTGTACTCATGGAGGATTGGTAGAAAAAGGTACTTCTTATTTTGAGATGATGACTAATAGTTGTAGAATTGAGCCCAAAATTGAACACTATGGGTGCTTGATAGACCTTCTTGGTCGGGCAGGTCGATTTCAAGAAGCCTTGGAGGTTGTGAGGGGAATGAGTATGGAACCTGATGAGGTTGTTTGGGGTTCTTTGCTTAATGGATGTAAGATTCATGGTCGTACTGATTTGGCAGAATTCACAGTCAGAAAATTGATTGAGATTGATCCAAACAATGGTGGTTATGGCATAATGCTGGCGAATTTACATGGGGAGTTGGGGAAGTGGGATGAGGTCCGGAAGGTGAGGAAGATGTTGAAGGCGCAGAATTCCTATAAAACTCCAGGGTGCAGTTGGATTGAGGTTGACAACCAAGTTTATCAGTTTTATTCTGCTGATAAATCACATTACAAAACAGAAGAGATATACAAAATCTTGGAAAGTATGCTTTGTTTTATTAGTTTGAAGTGA
- the LOC133860870 gene encoding membrin-11, which yields MDGGGGGGRSTLSEIYQNAKKVLLRTRDAVERLERLEYSSAGMESPPELSSSIARDITHIQSLCVEMDRLCRSLPAKSHRDLWKRKVEQVAEEAESLKQSVDKYSLRTQRRMTEAKERQELLGRANGDSHVLKIFDEEAQAMQSARNSARMLEEASLTGEAILSAMSGSRERLKKAHRKALDVLNTVGLSNSVLRLIERRHRVDNWIKYAGMILTVVIVFIIWRWKG from the exons ATggatggaggaggaggaggagggaggagTACGCTGTCGGAGATATACCAGAACGCGAAGAAGGTGCTGTTGAGGACGAGGGACGCGGTGGAACGCCTGGAGCGTCTCGAGTACTCGAGCGCCGGTATGGAATCTCCTCCGGAGCTCTCGTCCTCAATCGCGAGGGACATCACCCACATCCAGTCCCTCTGCGTCGAGATGGATCGCCTCTGCCGCTCCCTCCCCGCCAAGTCCCACCGCGATCTCTGGAAACG AAAAGTTGAACAAGTAGCAGAAGAGGCTGAATCTTTGAAACAAAGTGTGGATAAATATTCTTTAAGGACTCAGAGGAGGATGACGGAAGCCAAAGAGAGGCAAGAATTGCTTGGAAGAGCT AATGGGGACTCTCATGTTCTAAAAATATTTGACGAGGAAGCGCAAGCAATGCAGTCAGCTCGTAATTCTGCCCGGATGTTGGAAGAAGCTAGTTTAACTGGTGAGGCCATCCTGTCTGCAATGTCAGGCTCAAGGGAACGTCTAAAG AAAGCACACCGGAAAGCACTGGATGTACTTAATACAGTGGGGCTCTCAAATTCTGTATTGAGGCTGATTGAGAGGAGGCACCGTGTTGATAATTGGATTAAATATGCAGGCATGATTTTGACTGTCGTCATTGTGTTCATCATTTGGAGGTGGAAAGGATGA